Below is a genomic region from Primulina eburnea isolate SZY01 chromosome 9, ASM2296580v1, whole genome shotgun sequence.
AGGACATGTTTTGTGCTACTTCTACCTTATTTTTTGTAATTCTTTCTTAATTTCTTCAGAAAGAATTAATTGCATCTTCATCTGGTTTCCCATTAGTTCCATTGGATTGTCATTTCCCTTCTGACACTTTTTAAAATTAGATGATGCTTTtggtttcttaggccaagattTTCTAATAACTTTTTTATCTGTCATGCAGAGAATCTTAATATCTTTATAGGCTATGATTTTCCCTTATGATCTTCTAGACCATGTTATAAGATAATGTTGTCTAGCTAAAGAAACCAAGCAagtcttcatgtgtttcgtgtcgaaacacatCGTCTTAAGTCAGATTATGATTTTGTTCCttcagattcttcctgactcaaaatttcttcttctttatATATACTTTTGTTTGAGTTAATATCCTCAAACTCGTATACTTGAATATTACATTAGTAATAAAATGCTTCTTCAATATATGAGATTGGGTAGAAGCATTTTATTCTTCTTCCATCATTTGCTGGACAATTGGTCGAAATGTGACATCTTGCTCCTCATTTTCAGCAATTACAATATTTAAAACTTTCATTATCTCGGGtgtgagctcttctgaaagttttctttatAGGTGTTCTTCTTGTGCTTCAATATGTTTTCGATACTTGGGATGACATCCTACTCCTTGATGGTCCACTTCTCTGCTCATATTTATAAGATCTGTATTTTTTCTAAATTAtattgttcttggtttccaagaattTCTTTCACTTCTCCCACTTTTGGCAAAAGATGAGATCTAAAGCTCTTCTTTTTCTACCTTTTTTACTTATTTCCAATGACTTTAGAttaatcattttctttacaataTAAAGGACTATGTTTATTAATACCCTCAATCATTTGTAAATCTTTTGTAATGTTGTCACGTTACATCATTATGACAATTTTCCTTCGAGAAAAAAGGCTATTCGTATCAAAGAATCTGGATTGTCAGGACATATTCTCTAGTTAGCATTTCTCTAGAAGGACGTGGCATTTTGGCAAATAAAAGTTGCATCGCTATATTTTCTTCGACCCGTAAATTACATAAATATTTAGTAAATACATAATATATTTATCCATTAAACATATGTTATGTTATTCATGACTATACAGAACTTGAATATATTTCTTTTTTCTCCGTATATTGACTCTTAAAATAGTCTATACCTCTATAAAttgtgctttaaatagggtagtTGTTATTCTTGCTATCTCACTGATAGATTCTCCAGTTAGGACTGTCTCTCTTGCTTCTGCCGAAGTCATGTCTCATGCAATTatttctaaaagtttaatgaatcattCTCTCTTGAAATCAAGTGTTCCTAGTACAATCTCATATCCAAAATCCAATCATCTATAAGATATTCTCTATTTTTGAAATCCAGTTTAAGGTTAAGCAGAACCCCATAAAGATATATAAGTTCTAAAAGAGATTTCTCATAGGGCATTTGGTACAAGagaatttgatttctccttgaCTTAGTTCCCACTGGGTATGCTTCTCCAACATGAAACTCTGTTTGGGGTCCTCTCATATTTTTACTATGAGATCACACACTTTTCCTTGGTGGTTCATGAGAAGATGATCAGGTCATTGCGGACGGTTCATCCTCAGTTGTGTTTATCTTCAGATCTAGACCCTGAAATTTGAAAAGATTCTGCAAGGTCTTGAAAATCATCGAGATCAATTCTTTCTCTAGTTGTCatcaaatcaaattttttttttgagacattttaattagattgatcattttTCTTCGTAAGTTACAGGTTTTGAAATTACATTGGTCGTCCCTCTTTGATATATAAGGGTTTAGTACCTGATAACCTTCGTACCAAAGTCCTTTTACTAGAACTCGCTTATTCTAAAGTTTGGTTCTTGTTTtaatatcatttatttttacaagaatttcttcttgttttcaGTGACTTCTTTCACATTTTGTGGTACATAATACAGTATATTGTCATAATTTTCTACTGTCTTTTGGATTTCTCTAAGATCTATAAAGAATTAGAAGAATCTGGTATTATTTATAGAAACTTATTAGATTGaatcataattttaattttggtTTCTTATAAGTTCCACTTGACTTCTGATATTTAACATTGGTTAGATCTTCTTCTTCCAAATGTTCCAAATGTTCTAAATGATTGCAATAAATCTTCAAAATAATTAATATCGAACATGTGTTCGAATCCATATTATTTGagaaaatatcatactcaaacatttaattactcaataataataatttttcatgtttgaaataattttaactaGATTATGATACCATTGACCCAGTTGtaaaatcaaaaatatttttttattactttttcaaaattGTAGAGTTCAAACTAATATTTTAAGTCTTAGATTTTAGGTCACAGAGAGTAAATTTGAAGTCGACTTAAATTGAAGATGTTTCCTAACTTACTCTTATTCTATTCCTTTCGTTCaagttttcaaaataaatactcATTCTTATTTTCTATTAGTTGCTTACTTTTTTGTTATTTAGTATAATTGACGTCCAACATAGCAAGGACACACTCCAAAAACTTGTGGCTATATACAGTAAGAGTGTGGCTATATATAACAAGTTTCAAAATATTTGTTTAACCCATTAGCCAATAACATTAAATTTAGcttgtatattttatcaacCACACTACATAACTAACTCAAAAGAAGTTCATCGGAGACATGTCAGAATGAAGCATAATGCCACATTTTACAACAAATGACAAAGGAGATCACCAAATATGCACAAGTCTCAACTCGAAAGTACAATTTTCGCTATCCGGATTCCTGGATCACAGAGTGTATTCACAGTGTAAGGCTAGAATCAACCATTTTTAGCGAATGCAAGGTTATATGGAGTACTTGAACTCAATTCGCATGACATATAATCCAGGACATATCAAGCCTAGCAAAAGAGTCCAATGGCCGCATAACATAAAAACTACCTCAACCAAAATCAAATCCATCCGCTGAACGCCAAGGTTTTATTTTGTATCTGCTGCTCCAAATACATTTTGATCTCCTATTCAAGCTTTTTTACATTCTTTATCAAAAAATTCATGAGAATCCAAATTTTGCAACGAAAGATCATAAATTGAATCCACAGTAAAGCAATTGAGAATTGTTCATATCACCTCAAAGCTTTGCAATTAGACCTGATGATATTGACTTGGCAACACCATTTTCTTTCACCTCATTCTCTTTCACATCCATACTGCAAGGACTAGGAGGCACATCAATTGCGGGGGATGTGTTGAAGAATCCATGCGGCTGCATCCATGAGCACCAGAGTTGTCAGAAAAtgtcaagaaaaataaaatagataCTGAAAAGGACACGAGTACTGCAACCAACCGGGAAATATTAAGCTGTTAGCATACCTGAAGTACAAAACCAATGTGTTCCACAGGCATAACAGGCCAGTCTTCCAATCGTGGAACATGCGTGATTCCAAAAACATACCTGCATTCTCAAAGTACGTGAAAAAGGGGCAATATCGAACGTGATCATAATAAATCTGGAATAATGTCGATTAATGAGCATTTATTGAATTCAAAAGTCGAGATTCTAGAAAAAAACATGACTGGTTCCATGATAAAACAGTTTAAGCTTAGCAAGGTGGAGATCAGGTTTGATATTCAGCAAACAGTACAACTGCTATCATTCAGAAGTGGAAGTTACAATATACACGGCAGTAACGTGAGTAAAAGAAAGCTGATTCAAAGGATTCCTAGTAATGTTTCAGCAAAAATGCATAGTATAATTGAGGAGTCCTGTCACGTTACTAAAACAATGAAGAATTCAAAGTTATAACGAAAACTAACCATAGAACAATATCCATTTCTTCGAGAGACCGGTTTTGTTTCACCCAAGTAGCTAATCCCTCTCCAACACGAGGATTCTGGTTAGGAAATTCTCCTCCAGGAAAATCTTCACCACGTGCATATGGTGTAACCCATaggtgatgcttcaaaaatgcaGCTCTTCTCAGAAACATAGCCTCAGTACCAGCCAAAGGCAAACAATTTGAACCAGGTACCAATTTGTAGCCTGTCAGCTGTCCATTCCGATTGACAGCTCTTGTGTTCCTTACCTACGATATTAAGGAATTGCAGACCGATAAATTACGCAGATAGatgataaatataaatttaaaaaaaattattgggaAAGACTAAAGCTTCAGCCTTGCAATAAAGACAATCAATCACAGAAAGTTCCCGCAAAATAATTTTAGATGGGGGTTGTTTTGTTACCCTGgtcaacatttttttaaaaaaaatagcctCATGTAGTGTATTTGTTCACTACATGGGGaggttattttttaaaaaaaaatgttgacCAGGTCTATTTCCCCAAATATCTCTTTTAGATGGACCAAATTTGATTACAACAGAGAAAGTGGCAGAAAAATAGTACTAAAAGTGTTCAAACAAAGAGCAGGATAAGAATGCTTACAATCCAGTGACGGGCAGACAATGGATTACACTCTCGTATGGCTTCTAATTCAGATCTAAGTAAAGTTTCCTCAGCATAGAATGCATTATTGTGAACATTCTCCTTACCAGGTTCTTCAACTTTGACATTCACTTCAACAACCTAAACAAAAATAGGGACAGTAacagaataaaaataaataaaagatcaATCATTTGGTCTTGAAATAGAGTATCTCAATTCCTATAATTTATCATGCTACAAGTATAAAATAGGATTTAAATGCTCAAGAAGGTGTACAGTTCAAGGGGACTAAGTACCAATGAGACATGAAGACGCACGCTAAAGTTAAAAAaatggtttgctaacataggaTTAAATACCTGATTCTGCATTTCTCCAGGCCTACAATCAACTGCCATATCCATACGAGCAACAAAAAAGTGTTGATGAACAGGAGCATATAACCCTGGTGCAATTGTTGTGCCATATTTTCTGGATTCTCCGGGTTGCAATGCTCCTAAACTAAGAATTCCAGTAAGTTTAACTTCTGCTTCGATTTTCCCATCCTGCAATCAGTAATTTGAAATATTGTCTTCAACGGCAGGAATTTAAAATCAAGATCCTTTGATTGGGTATACTGGTTACAACTGTAAGAGTGCTCTTGGATTGACGGATTTGAAGTGGATTTCAAATCTATTTGATTGCGTGGATAAATTTATGTTGAATTCACTCATTTCTTTGATTATGATGAAGTGATTGTAATTATGAAGAATTTGAAATACATAAAGATGATTGTCATTTCAAGTCAATTATTCAAATCTTTCCATCCAAGTGCAAACCAACATAAAGATCGTTTGAAGAGGACTACTTGTACTAGGTTTATACATTTAAGAAAATAGAGTAACGGGTTTATTAAATTCGTGTTACATTGAAACAAGCTTCAAAATTCACATAACACTTGTTTCATTAAAGACCTATGTTACATGGATACGTGTACGGGTATCATATTGAATAAAAATGGAAATATACAGGTATGGCTATacaacaaattttgaaaatttaaaacacGATACTCCAAAGATATGACAATTATTAAAATAtctataaatattatatatatatttatataaattaagtattaaaaattaaaaattgtagagatatatatattcatataaatatatgtaaatatatacaatgtacaacacaaaggagtgaTGTAAGAagaaaagacaaaaaaaaaaaaaacatatcccCGCCATGTCTATGACGTATCATATCCGTGTGCAAGACGTATCCGACTGGTCAAACGTACAAAAAGTCAACGACAAACATTTTGTCGTATCCGATACGCATATCGGCGTGTCATATCCGTTTCCATGTCCGATACTTCACGGAAAAAAATTAGGAGTATCTATGCTACATAGGTAAAGACCAAACTAGGTTTATAGGGTACCATGCCATAAACTTGAAATTGAGACATTCCACCTTGCTTTTTCGGCCATCTCACAGAACAATTTAACCAAGTAAACTTTGTGGTGCATGTGATCACTTGCCTGATAAAAGTGCCAGTAGAATCCATATTCATAATTAGCAACCGTGCACATGAAAGAAACCGTGAGACGCCTTGATCTTCGAAGCTCTGCAAGCCCAGTTCTCCAATCTTGATGCTTCCATAAAATTCCGTGATCTTCTTCATGCAAACAGACACAGTTTTCAGTTGTTTCGACACCTCCAGTAAAATTCGTGAAATGAGCAtcgaaatattttataaatcccAAACAGTCACATCCCTGAAATGGAAGAATTTCATGCCGAGGTTTATGCACAATTAACTAAAATTTAAGAGCAGAAGAAGATCAATCATGGAAAAGGAGGGGATAACCTTCTTTAGAGAATGAGCATTCTTCCCAAGCCCATCTTCCCCACCATCAAATGCGTTCTTTCTGTAATGTGGGTCATTGGGATCCCCATAGGGCACAACCATCTCCACAAAGCTTAACCTGTGAGCTATAGGTCTACGACCCCGGCTGCCATCAACATAGGCAACAGAATAAATAATCAAACCCTCCCTTGGAGTGAAACCAACCCGGAAATTCCACTGCCAACCAGAATTTCAACAATAATCATGCCTGGGTTACATGTGAGAATCACTAGAATAACCTGGATCTAAAACAGAGAGGAGAAAAGTAAATACCTTCTGCCACTCCACATAATGTCCCCTAATTCTAAAGCTTGGCCCTTCAGGCTGCACAATTTGAAGGGCCTTGACATCACTTCTATCTACCCCTCCTCTTGTTTCACCAGGAGTGAAGTTCCTGAGTGGGTCAGGGAGAGGCAACGGAACAAGCTTACGATCTTCAAACTCTATCACAACCATATTTTGCATGTCAACACACACATGAATTCCTTCAACTGGCCGAGCATATCCATTTTCCATTGGACAATCGCTCTCTGTCCGGCAAAATATAAGTGGTTTCGCAAGTCTACGACTAGGAGCATCAGCTTCACCGTAGTAGCCAGTACACCttaaatatgttttgaacaTGAATAAGACTGGTATCATATGTGTATTTAATGTTGAagcataaatatttatttatatcatCCTAACCAATTATCAACCATGACTAGATCCATATCATCAATACCCCTCTTCTTCATTGCCTCTATAAATGGAGGGTAATCTTTGACAACAGCTTCACATTCAGCATATTCTGCAGCATCCTGATTGAGAAAAAGATCCAAAAAATTAGGGATTGAATCCGTGCATCACAGACTACTAATTGCCATTTTCATTATCAAAAACAAATTAGTATGATGGCAACCCACGCCTCAGGCAAGGAAATAAAAAACATAAATCTAAGCAATTGAGTACCAGCTTATGATACCAAAAACATTTACAGAGTGCTTTAGATCTTCTGGTATAATATCAACACCAAACATTGTTCTTACATCTATTTACCAAAGAGTCAATGTCAAAACTTTATGACCAGGCTGGGAAAAAACTGGAACATGACAGAATAGAAATACTGTTCTCATCAGTCATGATCCCACTTCAATGGAAAACCCAGTAGAAATTACAAGGAACCATACTAAATTAACAGACGTATTCTTTAACAACTGTTAAGTGAATAAAGTTTATAACAACTACTACTACCAGAACATATGAATCAAGCTGGTGAGGTGGTACCTATGCATCAGCATAACTAGCAGTACAAACAGTTAGCCAAAATGACATAGGCTTGCACGTGCTTACTATATGCCAAATTCCAGTGTGTGCACATGTGTTCTAACCATGACTAAAAATAACTGACATTTTACATGGCATTTGATGCATGATGCAGGAAGTGAAAAGATTCAAATAATTACAACCGTGATATATGGGAAGCAGCGAACAAATTAAAGGCATATATCCAAAATTCAGAATTATAAACCCAAAACTGAGAAAAACAATTGGAACACAATAGGAGATTCAAAAAGTGTGCCACTTGCAGTTTGACAAATGATACCACATACCATATAAAACATTCAGAACTAAAAGACCACTTGTTTTTTACCAGTTGTATCAGAATGATTGATGGGATTAATGAAGTTTGTCAAGAAAGGATGTATGAATTCCAAAAAATACTgggtaaaaccaaacaacaaACACAATTAACTAACAAAAGTATCAGTCATTGTGACATACCAAAGGTGGCTGAACATCAGGAATAACGGCAGAGGATATTACTTTTCCCCTATGATGTCCACCTCGAGTTGTTGCATGAACTTCAACCAGCTCAACAATCCATACACTAGTTTCATTAGACTTTTTACTGTAAACAACTAGTCTGGCTTGTCTTGGTGGGAGTTTGATATGAACATGGCCTCCTTTGGTTCTGGGCAATAATGATGGTTGAAAGGGGGGGAAAAAATAAGCATCTGCCAGTGCCACTACATGTTTATCAGGTTCCAACAAAACCGCttcaataaatctcatgctatcTCTGACCTGAAGCAAGAGATAAATCCAATAAGGTGAACATATAAACAAGTGTCCCCACAGCTTAAAGCGACTGCAGATGCAGCATAATTTATAGCACGAGTCAGGGGAAGGAAAGTGAAGAGTGAGTTTAAACCGCCGGAGTGGCTCCAGCTGCTCTGACAGTAGCCACCGCCACAAAGATTTCAGCAGGAGATAAAGGTTCCAAAGGATGTTTGGTTTGGGCCCTTGTCAGAGTCTGAATCCCTGAATAACCGTCATGCCAATTAAAACAAGGCATCAATCAACAGAAAAAATTTATGCAAATTAAGTAAAAAGTATTTAACAGGGATGAAACATCTATCCTATTCTTCAAGCGACCGAACCAAAATAGTGTTCCCATGGAGATGAGTCATAAAAATTCTCTGTCCACAGACAACAGCAAAATGACTGGTAAATGGAATAAGACAAAATCATTCATGTTCACTAGATTATTCCACAAAAAATAACTAATACAACAATATACAGAACCAGatacaataaattaaatatcagGTTCCAACAGAAAACACGATATTATGACATAAAATTAGATGGTTtgattgaaaatattaatgTCAGCCACGGATAAAATCTTACTGCTAGATAAACAAGCAACCCTGCAAAAACAACATGGTATAAATTAGAGAATTTGAtgtatataaattcaaattgaaACATACAAAAGGATTTTTACAACAGCTTACTAATAAAATGCACGGCCAACTTGTGCATTATGGCTTCATGGACACTAAACCGATTCTGTTCCTACAGAATTATTGCTGGTATAGTCGTAATAAAATGGTGACCATTAAAAGAAAGGGGGGAAATAGTAGGAGATTGAGCTCCTTCGACATCAAAGTACCATGATTTTTTTGTGTAGCAAACGCGTCATGTATGTTATGCAGAATATCTTGAATTAGAAACAACCAAAATGGCAAAATCTAATGAATCTTGAGAACCAGTCATCTATAGGAGGTGACAGGGTTGTTGCCTTGAAACGATCCACCAAACACGATGTTACTACGTTGATACTGGGAGTGGATAACCTAAAAGCATGTTTCGAGGCATGTAAGAACTTCCATATTTAAAGTGTTGttgctttaaaattttcaaacacatCAGTTGTTCAATGGACCACCTAGCAAGTACCTGACCAACGGAAATCGATTATAAGCTAAACTCATCTACCCATGTCCcttaaaatttaaaagttatTGTGATAACTGCTGCAGATGGGGTGATTTTTCTGAACAAGTCAATTTTCTTGttcttttttttccttctgTTTTTATACATAAATTGAAGATGatgagtttttatttaaaaataataattgttactTATAAGTACAATAAAATCAACTTGATATTGTACCATGCACATGTAAGCCATATTCAGTTGTTCGCGGCAAAAAAGAGCAGGAAAAGAACAAACAATGAAACAGTCATCAGTATATAGGGATAAACAACACAGCAGAGACGTGGGCACAATGTGATCAAGCATTTCAACTGAAGGATAATCGAGATTTCAAGTTAGAGACAAAAATCAAGATCTTAAACTAGTTTACAGCTCATGCACACAATTCGACAGGAACACCGCAAGTGTACAACACATATATTAAAGAATAAATCTTTCTAAGCATCGTTAGTCGTTACATTTCcaaccacaaaaaaaaaaacaacaagaagaagaagaagcagCATAGTGATTACTATGACAAaacaaggaaaaagaaaaaatgaacAACCTTTATTGGTGGCGTTAGAAGAAGGCTCGGTTCTGATTAAGGACGTCATATTCTTTCTCTGCTGATCTTCTGTCCAATCAGCGACGGCAGAACTAGACACCGCCTCGCGGCGGATGACGATGGCGGCCGATTCTCCTGCGTCTGTTTCCGTCGTCGTCTTTTTCGAAGCTGAGGCCATTGTAACCAGCTCGCAAGCACCCCTGATCCACCGTACTGTGAGCAGCAATCTACTGACATACAGCAAATCACTCAAAATCTTGACACCACCACCACCAACAGCAATAGATACAGATCATGAACTGAACAGAAGGTAATAGCTTCGAAATCTTCACTACCTGTGGCCCGAAATCGATTTATACCGACAAAGATTGATtgactttgtgaaatcatttccttctaattattttttgtatttcttaaactaaaaatatatatttatttttaactttCAATGGTGGGAAAATGATTAATATAAAACAAGTGCGGAGTTGGTGTGTCGTAGGAGCATTTAAATTGCAAATGCCTCCCTAATTTTGTCAGGTTTCCCATTTGAAGCCCGACAATTCCGCACTTGTTTTATATTAACCATTTTCCCACTATTAAaagttaaaatatataaatataaatatatatatatatatatatatatataacaaattagatatttaaaaaaataaaaaataaatttgtaattcaatgtgaaatcttttaaaatccgtttaaaaattcaaatttgaatttgatatcctaaaaaatataaattacattTAAGTGTTTAAGTTGGTTATATCATTTAATTTAGTTTCAGTTatgattttgaattttgttTTGTATATATAGTTCTCACAACTAtctatcattttattttatattatatttttcaactttttaaaaaatatgttgtCGTGAATTTCGGTTTACTGAGTATTGTAAAttgcttttattattattattattattattattattattattattattattattattattatatatcttatttataacttcaatataaatatttttaaaatgttataaaaaaataattaaaagttttaaacaaaatttattCATATTATAAATGttacaaaaattattttttgaaaaatatttatttattgtttaaaatttcgatagacataataataatttatttttttatcagcaacaatttctataaatcaagataaaaaattaatttaaccaCAGAAAAATGTTATCTATATTTAAGAATgatctcaaatcataaaaaaaaatttgtatacGTTTTCTTTCAATCCTCTCATATCTCTAATTTTTCAATCACCCAaccaaataatacaaaatatttaataattaacatatattataaatatttatattttttattcgaattaaattaattattaaaaattataataaataataataataatatacagTACTTACGTGGACGAACGTCCGCATTTGTCGAGCAGATTAAAGTAGTTttgcaaaataattttttttttgaattattttttaaattttttatttttaacttaattataaaaaaacacTATCTTTACCAATAAAATTCCTTTAAGGGCATAACGACACAGGTTgctttaaattgataaatatttttctttaatttaaatttaaatagaatAATGTCAAGTTGCAAATATTGCTTTATATTTATTGTCATGAAGGGTACGTATACTTGCTTATTGCATGATAGTGATATTATAGGCCACACTAAATTCATTTGGATTTTGGATGCGTCTACAATACCACTGGCACAAATATGAATGGATTTACTAATTCTAATTAGGGGTGGGGTAAAACccgaaaaaccgaaaaaatcgaCCGAACCGAATAATTCGATTTAAATGGTTTGGTTTTATCggtttttcggtcggttatggttttaaaatttatgaaattcgatttttcggttcggttataATCCCCGAAAAACCCAACCGGCCATATTATTGTTAAGTATAACCACAaattaaatgtttgaaaaatactatgatttagattttaaaggCATAAAGtgactaataattttatttcgtaACAAATTTTAGCTAACCTTATATAACCGGCCGTATAAACCGAACCGTACTACAAAAAAGCCGAACCGAACCGTAATATGGTTCGGTTTTGGACTAGAGTCATTCAAAACTGAAAAATCGAATCATTGTAGAGTTAAACCGAACCATACCGACCGTTGCCGACCCCTAATTCTAATCGATATATAATTCCACTCACATTATTATCTAGGTTGTCTATGCTTCATCTCTCTTAATGTTTCAAATTCTTTAGATCAATTGGATTTCAAATATTTCAGTAGAAAGTTGCATCGTACAAATTGGGaattttaaacattaaaatttGATCATATGATATGTAGAGAAAAACTCGAGATATTTATCTATGAAGATTGCATGCCATTTGAAAACATGTTaggttacattttaaaaaaaaaaaaaaaaaccttggcACCAATTCAAATCAAAAGTCCAAATCGGTATCATCGGACAGATTCCGGTCCGGTTGCGATCCCATGTGTTGTGAAACAAGGCTTGCAGAGCACCATGTCTTAAAAGTGGGTTGTCCGATCATGTTGTTAAGGAATGTTGCACTTGAACTTGGTCTATGCAATGGAACGAGATTGATATGTCAcaatttaggcaaaaactttgAAATGTCTACcattttaaaatgcggaatttttttttttaaagctcgcaattacaaaatttacatttaaaataatcatatttatttgaCCACAAAAATAGCGCGGTCTAAAATAATCAAACTCATTCAAAATCATAGGTAAACATAAacgaataaaatcataaaatcatcatcGTAAAAAAATGCTCATCTCCTctcaatttcataaatcataatgcggaaaaacatgcggtcctcgggtcatgtcaccgcaccaggtatgcctactcagtcttcggcacctccagtctcctcatcatgaagctcacctgcatcacacacgcctagtgagtctaaagactcaacacacctgtaccagtaataacaagtgcatatacgtagcacacagcagtgaaaaatagcataatcaacatacatttcatgagcttaaaaacatgaatatatgcgtgtcgtgtaaaattgtaacgtg
It encodes:
- the LOC140841243 gene encoding diamine oxidase [copper-containing] 1, peroxisomal-like — encoded protein: MASASKKTTTETDAGESAAIVIRREAVSSSAVADWTEDQQRKNMTSLIRTEPSSNATNKGIQTLTRAQTKHPLEPLSPAEIFVAVATVRAAGATPAVRDSMRFIEAVLLEPDKHVVALADAYFFPPFQPSLLPRTKGGHVHIKLPPRQARLVVYSKKSNETSVWIVELVEVHATTRGGHHRGKVISSAVIPDVQPPLDAAEYAECEAVVKDYPPFIEAMKKRGIDDMDLVMVDNWCTGYYGEADAPSRRLAKPLIFCRTESDCPMENGYARPVEGIHVCVDMQNMVVIEFEDRKLVPLPLPDPLRNFTPGETRGGVDRSDVKALQIVQPEGPSFRIRGHYVEWQKWNFRVGFTPREGLIIYSVAYVDGSRGRRPIAHRLSFVEMVVPYGDPNDPHYRKNAFDGGEDGLGKNAHSLKKGCDCLGFIKYFDAHFTNFTGGVETTENCVCLHEEDHGILWKHQDWRTGLAELRRSRRLTVSFMCTVANYEYGFYWHFYQDGKIEAEVKLTGILSLGALQPGESRKYGTTIAPGLYAPVHQHFFVARMDMAVDCRPGEMQNQVVEVNVKVEEPGKENVHNNAFYAEETLLRSELEAIRECNPLSARHWIVRNTRAVNRNGQLTGYKLVPGSNCLPLAGTEAMFLRRAAFLKHHLWVTPYARGEDFPGGEFPNQNPRVGEGLATWVKQNRSLEEMDIVLWYVFGITHVPRLEDWPVMPVEHIGFVLQPHGFFNTSPAIDVPPSPCSMDVKENEVKENGVAKSISSGLIAKL